From Pseudomonas vanderleydeniana, the proteins below share one genomic window:
- a CDS encoding ABC transporter ATP-binding protein, producing MSLLEIKNLNVRFGDKNAVPVVDGLDLSVNKGEVLAIVGESGSGKSVTMMALMGLIDHPGIVTADALRFDGKDMLTLNARQRRQIVGKDLAMVFQDPMTALNPSYTVGFQIEEVLRLHLKMSGKQARKRAIELLEKVEIPGAASRMDAYPHQLSGGMSQRVAIAMAIAGEPKLLIADEPTTALDVTIQAQIMDLLINLQQEQNMGLVLITHDLAVVAETAQRVCVMYAGQAVEVGQIPGLFDIPAHPYSEALLKAIPEHSLGAARLSTLPGIVPGRYDRPQGCLLSPRCPYVQESCRQQRPSLDPKANSLARCFYPLNQEVA from the coding sequence ATGTCACTGCTAGAAATCAAGAATCTCAACGTCCGCTTCGGCGACAAGAACGCTGTGCCGGTGGTCGATGGCCTCGACCTGAGCGTGAACAAGGGCGAGGTCCTGGCGATCGTCGGCGAATCCGGTTCGGGCAAATCCGTGACCATGATGGCGCTGATGGGCCTGATCGATCACCCCGGTATCGTCACCGCCGACGCCCTGCGCTTCGACGGCAAGGACATGCTCACGCTCAACGCCCGGCAGCGCCGGCAGATCGTCGGCAAGGACCTGGCGATGGTGTTCCAGGACCCGATGACCGCGCTGAACCCCAGCTACACCGTGGGTTTCCAGATCGAGGAAGTGCTGCGCCTGCACTTGAAAATGTCCGGCAAGCAGGCCCGCAAGCGTGCTATCGAGCTGCTGGAGAAGGTCGAGATCCCGGGCGCCGCGAGCCGCATGGACGCCTACCCGCACCAGCTGTCCGGTGGCATGAGCCAGCGCGTGGCGATTGCCATGGCGATTGCCGGCGAGCCGAAACTGCTGATCGCCGACGAACCGACCACCGCCCTGGACGTGACCATCCAGGCGCAGATCATGGACCTGCTGATCAACCTGCAGCAGGAACAGAACATGGGCCTGGTACTGATCACCCACGACCTCGCGGTCGTGGCGGAAACCGCCCAGCGGGTCTGCGTGATGTACGCCGGCCAGGCCGTGGAAGTCGGCCAGATCCCCGGCCTGTTCGACATTCCGGCGCACCCCTACAGCGAAGCGCTGCTCAAGGCGATCCCGGAACACAGCCTCGGCGCCGCACGCCTGTCGACCCTGCCCGGCATCGTCCCCGGCCGCTATGACCGGCCGCAGGGCTGCCTGCTGTCGCCGCGCTGCCCGTACGTGCAGGAAAGCTGCCGCCAGCAGCGTCCGAGCCTGGACCCGAAAGCCAATAGCCTTGCCCGTTGCTTCTACCCGCTGAACCAGGAGGTGGCGTAA
- a CDS encoding ABC transporter permease subunit yields the protein MSTPISSAAVDQSLLYPSPYKEFWQAFARNKGAVAGLLFMLLVVFCAIFAPWVSPHDPSEQFRDFLLTPPSWLEGGQAQFLLGTDELGRDLLSRLIQGSRLSLLIGLSSVVMSLIPGILMGLLAGFFPRVLGPTIMRLMDIMLALPSLLLAVAIVAILGPGLINTVIAIAIVSLPSYVRLTRAAVMGELNRDYVTAARLAGAGLPRLMFITVLPNCMAPLIVQATLSFSSAILDAAALGFLGLGVQPPTPEWGTMLASARDYIERAWWVVSLPGLTILLSVLAINLMGDGLRDALDPKLKNAA from the coding sequence ATGAGTACTCCAATCTCCTCAGCAGCAGTCGACCAGAGCCTGCTGTACCCATCACCCTACAAGGAATTCTGGCAGGCCTTCGCCCGCAACAAGGGCGCCGTCGCCGGCCTGCTGTTCATGCTGCTGGTGGTCTTCTGCGCGATCTTCGCCCCGTGGGTGTCACCCCATGACCCGAGCGAGCAGTTCCGCGACTTCCTGCTCACCCCGCCATCCTGGCTCGAAGGCGGCCAGGCGCAGTTCCTGCTGGGCACCGACGAACTCGGTCGCGACCTGCTGTCGCGGCTGATCCAGGGTTCGCGCCTGTCGCTGCTGATCGGCCTGTCCTCGGTGGTGATGTCGCTGATCCCCGGGATCCTGATGGGCCTGCTGGCCGGTTTCTTCCCGCGCGTTCTCGGGCCGACCATCATGCGCCTGATGGACATCATGCTCGCCCTGCCCTCGCTGCTGCTGGCCGTGGCGATCGTCGCCATCCTCGGCCCAGGCCTGATCAACACCGTGATCGCCATCGCCATCGTCTCGCTGCCGTCCTACGTACGCCTGACCCGCGCCGCGGTGATGGGCGAGCTGAACCGCGACTACGTGACCGCCGCACGCCTGGCCGGTGCCGGCCTGCCGCGCCTGATGTTCATCACCGTGCTGCCCAACTGCATGGCGCCCCTGATCGTCCAGGCGACCCTGAGCTTCTCCTCGGCCATCCTCGACGCGGCCGCCCTGGGCTTCCTCGGCCTCGGCGTACAACCGCCGACTCCGGAGTGGGGCACCATGCTGGCCTCGGCCCGCGACTACATCGAACGCGCCTGGTGGGTGGTGAGCCTGCCCGGCCTGACCATTTTGCTCAGCGTGCTGGCAATCAACCTGATGGGCGACGGCCTGCGCGACGCGCTGGACCCGAAACTCAAGAATGCCGCCTGA